One Tenebrio molitor chromosome 2, icTenMoli1.1, whole genome shotgun sequence genomic region harbors:
- the LOC138123735 gene encoding venom serine protease-like: protein MSNLLQIFWTSVAILVTLTLVSSQIDPSCDYYQELEVGSEYFIYNKEYPQNYAPWSSCRWSARSPVGTVISISCCDVVIPYSVDCGQDHLSLSLTGDENLNYVENYCGRTILTATSYSNYLVVGLFSGSNSPGGKFLCSLSAMHPAPRSCNCGLRQETKIVGGEETGVNEFPMMAALVDATTGAAFCGASVISNRYAITAAHCLLHQTSDNLGLLVGDHDLDSGNDTNSSQLYRLNNFVQHPFYEEANNTNDIAIVQTQKPIQFSKDVSPVCLPFKYRDYLFVGDVVTALGWGFLDFSGYKSNTLQKVDLSIVSNFRCDSALKEKILPTQICTYTSGKDSCVGDSGGPLLLQDSKTENLELVGIISYGLACATSKPAVNTRVTCFLPWITSVAHDTSYCIR from the exons ATGA GTAATTTATTGCAAATCTTCTGGACGTCGGTAGCCATTTTGGTTACTCTTACCTTAGTATCTTCACAAATAGATCCCAGTTGTGATTATTATCAAGAACTAGAAGTCGGAAGTGAATATTTCATCTATAATAAGGAATACCCTCAGAATTATGCACCATGGTCATCTTGTCGTTGGAGTGCTCGTAGTCCTGTAGGTACAGTTATTTCAATAAGTTGCTGCGATGTAGTCATCCCCTAT TCCGTTGATTGTGGACAAGATCACTTATCTCTATCACTTACTGGCGACGAAAATTTGAACTATGTCGAAAATTACTGCGGCAGAACCATTTTGACTGCAACTTCCTATTCAAACTATCTAGTAGTAG GTCTCTTTTCTGGTTCTAACAGTCCTGGTGGTAAATTTCTCTGTTCGTTGTCTGCCATGCATCCGGCTCCTCGTTCGTGCAACTGCGGTCTAAGACAAGAG ACTAAAATTGTAGGTGGGGAAGAGACCGGAGTTAATGAGTTTCCAATGATGGCGGCATTGGTAGATGCTACCACCGGAGCGGCATTCTGTGGAGCCTCTGTTATTTCAAACAGATACGCTATAACAGCTGCTCATTGTCTTTTGCACCAGACTTCTGACAATTTGGGGTTGCTGGTGGGCGATCATGATCTAGATTCAG GGAACGATACGAACTCATCTCAACTCTATCGACTCAATAACTTCGTCCAACACCCTTTCTATGAAGAAGCGAATAACACAAACGACATTGCAATTGTTCAAACTCAAAAACCGATACAGTTTAGTAAGGATGTGAGTCCAGTCTGTCTGCCATTCAAATATAGAGACTATTTGTTTGTCGGCGATGTCGTCACAGCTTTGG GTTGGGGCTTCCTCGATTTTTCTGGTTACAAATCGAACACTTTGCAAAAAGTTGATTTATCTATTGTGTCGAATTTTCGGTGTGACTCTGCTCTGAAAGAGAAGATTTTGCCTACGCAGATTTGTACATATACAAGTGGAAAAGATTCGTGCGTGGGTGACTCTGGAGGTCCTCTTCTTTTGCAGGATTCTAAAACTGAGAACTTGGAATTGGTTGGGATTATTTCATATGGATTAGCATGTGCAACGTCGAAGCCTGCAGTTAATACGAGAGTCACATGTTTCTTACCATGGATTACTTCAGTTGCGCATG ATACATCTTACTGTATTCGATAA
- the LOC138123734 gene encoding protein Cep89 homolog — MHFFFDLIGQIMSTDVPLKPRRKKLEVPIHKTDNKANIDTKRTYSANFHSKRYKQREEKSPKSQKNTPESEIVTQKVSRRYLNKENARLAKENEDIIIKFNELEELSVRKILKLKEKISTLQNLNEEVSEENNRLKGHSQELLAALEDLKVQLEISKYCRSCEEFKATIQKLNEENSVLKHAKKDLEDDLNMLKTVVYRLNVQMERNQERLRKVNLKITQTSTPQHQSLENIPVVEGNDPGEFEQHRDHSHTPISWGKVNAHTLGPLLDAYQDTITEKDDIIENYEAQMSDFTGKLKEIIKENEMLHKSLTEDVECSTKLKVVVAGLKQELKDLKDQNDILIKKCALKQDKLDEVLKCYEYKVEQLKRDYSVVHEQYCKSRNEVLALKEKNKALMDAQDEFKNERQSYIPLSVHSSSVNECKKWYEELKLQYEQEKTKLRENIETQAKLVEDLEKKIAQHSKEKEELDNMIKQFEKQIKKGEAKYLELEHTLNEVQFAKSACKKQLNKAMNFAKDLVAEQETLLKVLNQRQQENKAVKKIGCDIATRMDSLRNQLKDVQRGAWQELSTVEKRIQDQHQAMETMKQEHSEEIEKLQKIIKEQESNLLLKDQTTLPVQHYLLFRDKHNK, encoded by the exons ATGCATTTCTTCTTTGATCTGATTGGCCAAATCATGTCGACTGATGTCCCTTTAAAACCGcgccgaaaaaaattagaagttCCGATACACAAAACCGACAATAAAGCTAACATCGATACGAAGAGAACTTACAGTGCCAATTTCCATTCGAAAAGGTACAAACAGAGGGAGGAGAAATCTCCCAAATCACAAAAGAATACTCCAGAGTCTGAGATTGTCACACAGAAGGTCAGTCGAAGATACTTGAATAAAGAAAACGCGAGATTGGCCAAAGAAAATGAAGATATCATTATCAAGTTTAACGAATTGGAGGAACTCAGCGTGAGGAAGATTCTGAAACTTAAGGAGAAAATCTCAACTTTGCAAAATCTCAATGAAGAAGTTTCGGAAGAAAATAACAGGCTTAAAGGACACTCTCAGGAGCTCTTGGCTGCTTTAGAGGACCTCAAAGTCCAACTGGAAATTAGCAAATATTGTAGGAGTTGTGAGGAATTCAAAGCAACCATTCAGAAATTAAACGAAGAAAACAGTGTTCTTaaacacgcgaagaaagatCTTGAAGATGATTTGAACATGCTCAAAACTGTGGTTTATCGTCTCAACGTACAAATGGAGCGAAATCAAGAGAGATTGAGAAAGGTGAATCTCAAAATTACTCAAACTTCCACTCCTCAACACCAAAGCTTGGAGAATATTCCAGTTGTGGAAGGTAACGACCCTGGAGAGTTTGAACAGCACCGAGACCACTCCCACACTCCTATTTCTTGGGGGAAGGTCAACGCACATACTTTGGGTCCTCTTTTAGACGCTTACCAAGACACCATCACCGAGAAAGACGATATTATAGAAAATTACGAGGCACAAATGTCTGATTTTACAGGAAAACTCAAAGAGATTATCAAGGAGAACGAAATGTTGCACAAGAGTCTGACTGAAGATGTTGAGTGTAGTACAAAACTGAAAGTTGTGGTTGCTGGTTTGAAGCAAGAATTGAAAGACCTGAAGGATCAGAATGATATTTTGATCAAGAAATGTGCTTTGAAACAGGACAAGTTGGATGAGGTTTTGAAGTGTTATGAATATAaag TGGAACAGCTCAAGAGGGACTATTCAGTGGTTCATGAGCAGTATTGCAAGAGTAGAAATGAAGTTCTAGCTCTGAAAGAGAAGAACAAAGCCCTGATGGATGCTCAAGACGAGTTTAAAAATGAACGACAGAGTTATATTCCGTTGTCAGTTCACAGTTCCAGTGTAAACGAGTGCAAGAA ATGGTATGAAGAGCTCAAGCTTCAGTACGAACAGGAAAAAACTAAACTCAGGGAAAACATAGAGACGCAAGCCAAATTAGTCGAAGATTTGGAAAAGAAGATCGCTCAACATTCCAAAGAGAAAGAAGAATTAGATAACATGATCaagcaatttgaaaaacaaatcaa gaaAGGAGAAGCCAAGTATCTTGAATTGGAGCACACTTTGAATGAAGTACAATTTGCCAAAAGTGCCTGCAAGAAGCAACTAAACAAAGCAATGAATTTTGCGAAGGATTTGGTAGCCGAGCAGGAGACTCTGTTAAAGGTGTTGAACCAGAGACAGCAGGAGAACAAAGCTGTGAAAAAAATCGGATGCGATATAGCCACCAGGATGGACAGTTTGCGGAACCAGTTGAAG GATGTTCAAAGGGGCGCGTGGCAAGAGTTGAGTACTGTGGAGAAAAGGATACAAGATCAACACCAAGCGATGGAAACGATGAAACAGGAGCACAGTGAGGAGATCGAGAAGTTGCAGAAAATAATCAAAGAACAAGAGAGCAATCTGTTACTAAAAGACCAAACGACGCTTCCAGTGCAGCATTATCTACTTTTTAGGGacaaacataataaataa